In the Candidatus Micrarchaeia archaeon genome, one interval contains:
- a CDS encoding nucleotidyl transferase AbiEii/AbiGii toxin family protein — protein MAQKININKYIAEVKRNLGIKVSDEIIEKDLLLTIILGEFEKLGLGKELIFKGGTLLSRNYLNYHRFSEDLDFVHHKSNKLRKMKRRTREKEIKKFIDSFVPKIYTLAENLELIFSKNRSDTKFCTILHGRTVYIFRMYYSNSRFIKIEINFIEKIIHKPVKISIKTITDLFDSKELVFSLGLDIQNFNIKSYSINEILIEKYRAILTRKDLKERDLFDLFFIPNSLSIKKSEIIQKISASSLIKRDLNKLIEKKLTLLEKNNFFESDENMEYLAIANYDKKKFEKFKEKIKPKLIEICKTFLSK, from the coding sequence ATGGCTCAAAAAATTAATATAAATAAATACATTGCAGAGGTCAAAAGGAATCTTGGAATAAAAGTTTCAGATGAAATAATTGAAAAAGACCTGCTTCTGACTATTATTTTAGGGGAGTTTGAAAAGCTCGGGCTTGGAAAAGAACTTATTTTTAAAGGAGGAACTCTTTTATCGAGAAATTATTTGAATTACCATCGATTTTCTGAAGATTTGGATTTTGTTCATCATAAATCCAATAAATTAAGAAAAATGAAAAGAAGAACAAGAGAAAAGGAAATTAAAAAATTCATAGATTCATTTGTTCCAAAAATATATACATTAGCTGAAAACCTTGAACTTATATTTAGTAAAAATAGAAGTGATACAAAATTCTGTACTATTCTTCATGGAAGGACAGTATATATTTTCAGAATGTATTATTCTAACTCTAGATTTATAAAAATTGAGATTAATTTTATAGAAAAAATTATTCACAAACCAGTAAAAATTTCAATAAAAACAATAACTGATCTTTTTGATTCAAAAGAACTTGTGTTCAGTCTTGGGCTTGATATTCAAAACTTTAATATAAAAAGCTATTCTATAAATGAAATACTCATTGAAAAATACAGGGCAATTTTAACAAGAAAAGACTTAAAAGAAAGGGATTTGTTTGATTTATTTTTTATTCCAAATTCTCTTTCAATAAAAAAATCTGAAATAATACAAAAAATAAGTGCTTCATCATTAATAAAACGGGATCTTAATAAACTAATAGAAAAAAAACTTACTTTACTTGAAAAAAACAATTTTTTTGAGAGTGATGAAAATATGGAATACCTAGCAATCGCTAATTATGATAAAAAGAAATTTGAAAAATTTAAGGAAAAAATAAAACCAAAACTAATAGAAATTTGCAAGACATTTTTAAGTAAATAG